The Klebsiella quasivariicola region AGGAGAGAAGCCGCCGCAAGGGCGAGAGTAAGTTTGCGCATATTTATCCCTAAATCTATCAATCATTATTATTTTTAATAATGTGCATGCTTAGCAACGCCCGGACCTTACCCGCAGGTGGCATGGATGAAAAGCCTTTTTCGCGCAGATGTCATAGAAAAAGAGGATGATCACACTCAGAGGACGCGGTTGCCGCTGCCAGTTGACCGGCAGCGACAATCCACTGGAGAGCGGCTTACATCACCGCAGCAAAGGCTTTCGCCACTTGCTGAACATTACGTGAGTTTAACCCCGCCACGCACATGCGACCGCTGGCGATCAGGTAGACACCAAACTCGTCGCGCAGACGATCCACCTGCGCCGCACTGAAGCCGGTATAGCTGAACATCCCGCGCTGCTTAAGCAGATAATCGACTTTGCTGCCGGGAGCTACCTGCAGCAGTGCGTCGACCAGCGCCTGACGCATAGTCAGAATATGCGCGCGCATGGCGTCCACTTCCGCCTGCCAGGTGGCTTTCAGATCTGCATCGTTCAGCACCGTCGCCACCACCTGCGCGCCAAAGCTCGGCGGGCTGGAGTAGTTACGGCGCACGGTAGCCTTCAGCTGCCCCAGCACGCGGCCTGCGGTTTCGCTGTCTTCACAAACCACTGACAGGCCGCCGACGCGCTCCCCGTACAAGGAGAAAATTTTGGAGAACGAGTTGCTGACCAGCATCGGCATCCCGGCGCTGGCGATGGCGCGAATGGCGTACGCATCCTCTTCCAGCCCGGCGCCAAAGCCCTGGTAGGCGATATCGAGGAACGGGATCAGTTGACGCGCTTGCAGGATCTCCACCACCTGGTCCCATTGCTCCGGCGTCAGGTCGGCGCCGGTCGGGTTGTGGCAGCAGGGGTGCAGCAGCACGATGTCGCGTGCCGGCAGCGTTTGCAGTCTCGCCAGCAGGTCCGCAAAGCGCACGCCGTTGGTCGCTTCATCAAACCAGGGGTAAGTACTTACTTCGAAGCCAGCCCCTTCAAAGATGGCGATGTGGTTTTCCCAGGTCGGATCGCTGACCCAGACATGAGACTCCGGAAAGTAGCGTTTGAGGAAGTCGGCCCCGACCTTCAGCGCGCCCGAACCGCCGACCGTCTGAATGGAGGCAATGCGATTTTGCTTAAGCGCGGAATGCTCTGCGCCAAACAGCAGCGGCGCAATCGCCTGACGGTAGCCGCTCAACCCTTCCATCGGCAGATACAGCGAGGCGCCATGCGGTCCGGCGTTCAGGCGTGCTTCCGCTTCCGCCACCGCCTGCAGCTGCGGGATAATGCCGTCATCGTTGTAGTACAGCCCGATACTCAGGTTGACTTTGTCGCTTCGCGGATCTTCTTTGAAGCGTTCCATCAGAGAAAGAATAGGGTCGCCGGCGTAGGCGTCAACTTTTTGAAACACGCGATGTATCTCCAGGTTTACATAGGGCAGGTTCTTACACAATAAACCGGATATGACGGCAGGTCGAGAGGATGTTGAGGGGAAAATGACCGCAAGGTGGCATAACCCGCTTTTTCGCTCGCGGCTGTGCCGATGGCGTCCCGGATAACCATCAGGGTTATCCGGGACGGCTGGTGCTTAGTCGAGGTATTTCATGGCGACGCGGGAAGTCAGTCGCGTAATAAGTTCGTAAGCACTCACTTTCGTTATCTCGGCGATGCGCTCTACCGGAAGTTCCTCTCCCCACAGCACCACAGCGTCGCCGGCTTTATCCTGGGCCTGCGGTCCGAGGTCAACGCAGATCATATCCATCGCCACCCGACCGACAATCGGCACTTCGCGGCCATTGACTAGCACCGGCGTGCCCGACGGCGCGGCGCGCGGATAACCGTCGCCATAGCCCATCGCCACCACGCCGAGACGGGTGTCGCGTTCGCTGATCCAGGTGCCGCCGTAGCCGACCGGTTCCCCTGCTTTATGCTCGCGTACCGCAATCAGGCTGGACGTCAGGGTCATCACCGGCTGGCAGCCAAAATCTTTCCCGGTGGAACGATCGTCCAGCGGCGACACGCCGTACAGGATAATCCCCGGACGCACCCAGTCGTAATGCGACTGCGGCCACAGCAGAATGCCGCCCGAGGCGGCGATAGAGCGCAGCCCCGGCTTGCCTTCGGTAAAGGTGGTGAAGATATCCAGCTGGCGTTCGGTGGCGCCGCAGGTCGGCTCATCGGCGCGGGCGAAATGGCTCACCACGTTCACCGGCTGGCGGACGTTTTTACACTGGCTCAGACGCTGATAAAACGCCTCGGCTTCCTCCGGGCGCACCCCTAAGCGATGCATGCCGGTATCCAGCTTCATCCACACGGTCACCGGCTCGGGGAGGTCGGCTTGTTCCAGCGCCGCCAGCTGCTCGGGGCTATGCACCGCCGTATGCAGGCGCTGGGCAGCGATCACTGCCAGGTCTTCCGCCGCAAAAAAGCCTTCCAGCAGAAGAATAGGCTGGGCGATGCCGCCCGCTCGCAGGCGCAGCGCCTCTTCCAGGCGAGCGACGCCAAAGGCGTCGGCGTCGGTCAGCGTTCGCGCGGTCTCAAGAAGACCGTGTCCGTAGGCGTTCGCTTTCACCACCGCAACCAGTTTGCTGGCAGGCGCCAGTTCACGCAGACGTTGCAGGTTGTGTCGCAGAGCGCGGCGGTTGATAACTACAGTTGCCGCTTGCATTTGAATTCCTTAAAAAAAGACTGACAGAGGTTTACTCATCGTCATACTGAGGGCCGGCATAATTATCGAAACGCGACCACTGGCCGTTAAAGGTCAGTCGCACGGTGCCGATCGGGCCGTTACGTTGTTTACCAATGATAATTTCCGCGATGCCTTTTAAATCGCTGTTCTCGTGATATACCTCATCACGGTAAATGAACATGATCAAGTCGGCATCCTGTTCGATAGAGCCGGACTCACGCAGGTCGGAGTTGACCGGGCGCTTATCGGCACGCTGCTCAAGGGAGCGGTTCAGCTGCGAAAGCGCCACCACCGGCACCTGCAGCTCTTTCGCCAGCGCCTTCAGCGAGCGGGAGATTTCGGCGATCTCAAGGGTACGGTTGTCGGAGAGCGACGGCACGCGCATCAGCTGCAGGTAGTCGATCATAATCAGCCCGATACCGCCGTGTTCGCGGGCGATACGCCGGGCCCGAGAGCGCACCTCTGTCGGCGTCAGGCCGGAGGAGTCATCGATATAGATATTGCGTTTTTCCAGCAGGATCCCCATGGTGCCGGAGATCCGCGCCCAGTCTTCGTCATCCAGCTGGCCGGTACGAATGCGGGTCTGATCGACGCGCGACAGCGAGGCCAGAGAACGCATCATGATCTGTTCCGAGGGCATCTCGAGACTGAAGATTAATACCGGCTTATCCTGCAGCATCGCCGCGTTTTCCACGAGGTTCATCGCGAAGGTCGTTTTACCCATCGACGGACGGGCGGCGACGATGATCAGATCCGACGGCTGCAGGCCAGCGGTCTTTTTATTGAGGTCGTCATAGCCGGTATTCACCCCGGTGACGCCGTCATGCGGCTGCTGGAACAGCTGTTCGATACGGGCGACGGTGGCGTCGAGCACATCGGCGATGTTTTTCGGCCCTTCGTCTTTATTGGCCCGGCTTTCAGCGATTTTGAAAACCCGGGACTCGGCGAGGTCGAGCAGATCTTCGCTGGTTCGCCCCTGCGGGTCGAAACCGGCTTCGGCGATCTCGTTGGCCACCGAAATCATCTCGCGCACCACCGCGCGTTCGCGCACGATGTCGGCATAGGCGCTGATATTCGCCGCGCTGGGGGTGTTTTTGGAGAGTTCGGCCAGGTAGGCGAAGCCGCCGACGCTATCCAGTTGCCCCTGACGCTCCAGCGACTCGGCGAGCGTAATCAGGTCAATCGGGCTGCCGGACTCCTGCAGGCGCGCCATCTCGGTAAAAATATGACGGTGCGGACGGGTATAAAAGTCGTCGGCAACGACGCGTTCGGCGACATCGTCCCAGCGCTCGTTATCCAGCATTAAACCGCCCAACACCGACTGCTCCGCTTCAATCGAGTGCGGCGGGACTTTCAGCCCGGCGAGCTGCGGATCGCGTTCGCGGGTTTCTGTCTGTGGTTTGTTGAAGGGTTTATTTCCTGCCATAGCCTAACATTTCACCGATACGGAAAAGAGCGTGACAGTATAGCGAGAAACCCATTGCCGCTAAAGAACCGGACCGGGCAATACGTTCAATCTCGCCTCATCCACCGATGACGGCCAACGCCAGGAACATAAGCATTATCATGCAGATAAATATAAAAAATTTTCTGCCTGACCCTGCTTTCAACGAAAAAAATAACAGACAAATCAGGCCTGCCAGTGCCAGGCCTACCGCAATGGCCAGAATGACCAGGCCATCATACTGAAAATTCGTCATCCACTCTCCCTGTCCGCCCTACGGCGGCCCTCTCCTTTTTCCTTTCTATACGATCTGGCCCTGAGGCAGGTAAGAAAATCCGTCACCGCCGGCGCAGGCTGTTAAGCTTACTGGATAATCTCAGAACAACACAGGAGCGAACATGGCAACACGCATCGAATTTTCGAAACACGGGGGGCCTGAGGTGCTTCAGGCGGTCGAGTTTACCCCTCGCGATCCTGCGGAACATGAAATTCAGGTCGAAAACAAAGCCATCGGCATCAACTATATCGACACCTATGTTCGCAGCGGCCTCTATCCGCCGCCGTCGCTACCGAGCGGTCTGGGCACCGAGGCGGCCGGCATTGTCAGTAAAATTGGCCACGGGGTGACGCACATTAAAGTTGGCGATCGGGTGGTGTACGCCCAGTCGGCGCTCGGCGCCTACAGCACGGTGCACAATGTGCTGGCCGACAAAGCCGCAGTCCTGCCGGATGCTATCTCTTTCGAACAGGCCGCGGCATCGTTTCTTAAAGGGCTAACGGTCTGGTATCTGCTGCGCAAAACCTATGAAATTAAGCCTAATGAGGTGTTCCTGTTTCACGCAGCCGCTGGCGGCGTAGGGCTGATTGCCTGTCAGTGGGCGAAAGCGCTGGGCGCTAAACTTATCGGCACCGTCGGCAGCGCGCAGAAAGCGCAGCGTGCCAAGGAAGCTGGCGCCTGGCAGGTGATTAACTATCGCGAGGAGTCTATCGTGGAGCGGCTCAAGGCGCTCACCGACGGTAACAAAGTGGCCGTGGTTTACGATTCGGTGGGGAAAGATACCTGGGAGGCCTCTCTGGACTGCCTGCAGCGGCGTGGGCTGATGGTCAGCTTCGGCAATTCATCGGGCCCGGTCACCGGCGTCAATCTGGGGATCCTGAATCAAAAAGGCTCCCTGTACGTCACCCGCCCATCGCTACAGGGCTATATCACCAACCGGGAAGAGCTGGCGGAAGCCTGCAGTGAACTGTTTTCGCTGATCGCCAGCGGGGTGATCAAAGTGGACGTCCCCGAGAATCAGACCTACCCGTTGAGCGAGGCCCGTCGGGCGCATGAAGTTCTGGAAAGCCGGGTGACTCAGGGGTCCAGTCTGCTGCTGCCGTAAGAGGACAAAGGGACAAAAGTTTAGGGCTTCCACCTGGGAAGCCCTTACTTTTTTTTAGTTCGGCTGTATGTAGGGTACAGCGCGATGAATTCGTTAACGCGCTAATAGTGACAGATTTGCTCAGTAATGCCTACGCGGTTGTCAGCAAAATTGTTCAGGTTGTGACACACCCCTCAATACCTTAGTAACGCCAGCGGTTATTGTCGCGAAAAGCGTTTCCGTTCGGGGATTTCAGCGCCCGAATAATCCACACCACCACCACGGCGAGCAGCAGCCACGGCAGTAATTTGATCATCAAGGCGAACAACCCGCCGACGAACATCAGCGCCGTCGCCACAACGATAGCCGCGATAATCCCCAGCAGCGATACGCCGGTGACCAACAGCATGACAAAAAATCCAATAACAAATAATAGTTCCAGCATGGTTCTCTCCCCACAGTCATAAATCTTTCTCTACTGCAGGTATTACAAAAAACATGCCAACTCTAACAGACTGAATACAAAAGAAAACGCCCCTCGACGGTGCGCGGGGCGTGGTCAATTTCACCAGGTTTTCGTCAGAAATTAACGTTTATCGGCTACCAGCTTAAGCGCATGCTCCAGCACCGCAATATCGGCGCCAGCTTTATGCGCATTCTCGCTCAGGTAACGACGCCACTGGCGGGCGCCGGGGATCCCCTGAAACAGCCCCAGCATATGGCGGGTGATATGACCCAGATAGGTGCCCTTGCTGAGCTCACGCTCAATATAAGGATACATGGCCCGCACCACCGCCACCGGATCGGCATCCGCACCGGCGACGCCGAAAATTTCTCGGTCGACCGAAGCCAGAATGCCCGGGTTCTGATAGGCCTCGCGCCCGACCATCACCCCATCCATATGCTCAAGCTGCAGTCTGGCTTCGTCCAGCGATTTGATCCCGCCGTTAATCGCCATCGTCAGGTGGGGAAAGTCGCGCTTCAGCTGCCAGACGCGGGGGTAATCCAGCGGCGGGATCTCGCGGTTCTCTTTCGGGCTCAGCCCGGAGAGCCAGGCTTTGCGGGCGTGAATAATAAACATCTCACACTCGCCCTTGCCGGAGACCGTCTCAATGAAATCGCACAGAAACTCATAGCTATCCTGGTCGTCGATACCGATACGGGTTTTTACCGTGACCGGAATCGACACCACATCGCGCATCGCCTTGATACAGTCGGCCACCAGCTGCGCATTGCCCATCAGGCAAGCACCAAACATACCGTTCTGCACGCGGTCGGAGGGGCAGCCAACGTTGAGATTGATCTCATCATAGCCGCGCGCTTCGGCCAGCTTCGCGCACTGCGCCAGGGCCTGCGGATCGCTGCCGCCGAGCTGCAAAGCAACCGGGTGCTCTTCTTCGCTATAGGCCAGATAATCGCCTTTACCGTGAATAATCGCCCCAGTGGTCACCATTTCGGTATACAGCAGCGTATGCCGCGACAGCAGCCGCAGGAAGTAGCGGCAGTGTCTGTCGGTCCAGTCGAGCATCGGCGCGATGGAGAAACGGTGAGCCGGGAAAACGGAAGAGGTTGATTCAGGCATCATGGTGAATAAATAAGCATCCGGGTAAAAAGGGGCGCTACTATAGCATAAAGATACACCACAGGCGCATACTGCGCCGCGCTTCGCCCCTCACCTGCAACGACTACTTTTTCCGCGGCTTGCCGTCGTGTGGTCCGAAGAACTGCGGCGGATGGTCAACCCAACGATCCTGGCGCGTCGCGGCATAGCCGGGATTGAGCGGGTAATAAATGCGGTTGTACTTCTTGTTGGCTTCGCCCACCACCAGCAGGCGAACTTCCTGCTCGGTGTTATTGAGAAAGGTGTGGCAGATGCCGGTGCCGGCAGGAAACCCAACGCTGTCGCCCGGCTCCAGCTTCCAGAGATAGCCGTTTATCCACACTTCCGGATAACCCTCCAGCACATAGATGAACTCTTCTTCATCGCTCTCCGCATGCGGATAAGAGGTGCGCCGCCCCGGCGGCAGCCGCTCGTGGTGGATCCCCAGCCGGTTGAGCCGTAAACCGCGCCCCAGCGGCGCGCCTATGGAAAAACGCTCCGGGCTGTCGGGATAAGTGGCATCGTCGGGCCCTTCCAGTTCGCGCCAGTGGCGAATGCAATCAGGTCGTTTCATCGTTTTCTTCCGAAAATGAGACACTTCAGATATAGCATACCCCGGGCTATACGTGTTGCGTTTAAGTTCGGCATGGCGGTTTTAGGCAGCCTGCTAAAGCGCGTACTGAGCGGGTGTAAGCGGCCAGCGCCCGTGCCTGGCGCACGTTCCGACAATCTGAAGTATGACCTGTATCACCCGCCGGCTCTCGGTGTTTTACGCGGAACGTGATAAAGTAACAGATTCAAATTCACGCAACCTGAGGATGCTCATGGATAAGACCCCTTCGCAAGAGATGTTAGCGCATGCTGAAAAGCTTTGTGCGCAGCGCGGCGTACGCCTGACTCCACAGCGTCTGGAAGTGTTGCGCCTGATGAGCCTGCAGCAAGGGGCGATAAGCGCCTACGATCTGCTGGACCTGCTACGTGAGAAAGAGCCACAGGCTAAGCCGCCAACGGTCTACCGTGCGCTGGAGTTTTTACTTGAACAGGGCTTTGTTCACAAGGTGGAATCGACCAACAGCTATGTGCTGTGCCATCTGTTTGACCAGCCGACTCACAGCTCGGCCATGTTTATCTGCGACCGCTGTGGCGTGGTAAAAGAGGAAGCGGCGGAAGGGGTGGAAGATATCATGCATACGCTGGCGGCCCGCATGGGTTTTGCCCTGCGCCACAACGTGATTGAAGCCCACGGTCTCTGTGCGGGTTGTGTGGAAGTGGAAGCCTGCAGCACACCGGGACACTGCCAGCACGATCATACCATCCAGCTCAAAA contains the following coding sequences:
- the alr gene encoding alanine racemase, with the translated sequence MQAATVVINRRALRHNLQRLRELAPASKLVAVVKANAYGHGLLETARTLTDADAFGVARLEEALRLRAGGIAQPILLLEGFFAAEDLAVIAAQRLHTAVHSPEQLAALEQADLPEPVTVWMKLDTGMHRLGVRPEEAEAFYQRLSQCKNVRQPVNVVSHFARADEPTCGATERQLDIFTTFTEGKPGLRSIAASGGILLWPQSHYDWVRPGIILYGVSPLDDRSTGKDFGCQPVMTLTSSLIAVREHKAGEPVGYGGTWISERDTRLGVVAMGYGDGYPRAAPSGTPVLVNGREVPIVGRVAMDMICVDLGPQAQDKAGDAVVLWGEELPVERIAEITKVSAYELITRLTSRVAMKYLD
- a CDS encoding quinone oxidoreductase, whose amino-acid sequence is MATRIEFSKHGGPEVLQAVEFTPRDPAEHEIQVENKAIGINYIDTYVRSGLYPPPSLPSGLGTEAAGIVSKIGHGVTHIKVGDRVVYAQSALGAYSTVHNVLADKAAVLPDAISFEQAAASFLKGLTVWYLLRKTYEIKPNEVFLFHAAAGGVGLIACQWAKALGAKLIGTVGSAQKAQRAKEAGAWQVINYREESIVERLKALTDGNKVAVVYDSVGKDTWEASLDCLQRRGLMVSFGNSSGPVTGVNLGILNQKGSLYVTRPSLQGYITNREELAEACSELFSLIASGVIKVDVPENQTYPLSEARRAHEVLESRVTQGSSLLLP
- the zur gene encoding zinc uptake transcriptional repressor Zur, translating into MDKTPSQEMLAHAEKLCAQRGVRLTPQRLEVLRLMSLQQGAISAYDLLDLLREKEPQAKPPTVYRALEFLLEQGFVHKVESTNSYVLCHLFDQPTHSSAMFICDRCGVVKEEAAEGVEDIMHTLAARMGFALRHNVIEAHGLCAGCVEVEACSTPGHCQHDHTIQLKKKAR
- the dusA gene encoding tRNA dihydrouridine(20/20a) synthase DusA, yielding MMPESTSSVFPAHRFSIAPMLDWTDRHCRYFLRLLSRHTLLYTEMVTTGAIIHGKGDYLAYSEEEHPVALQLGGSDPQALAQCAKLAEARGYDEINLNVGCPSDRVQNGMFGACLMGNAQLVADCIKAMRDVVSIPVTVKTRIGIDDQDSYEFLCDFIETVSGKGECEMFIIHARKAWLSGLSPKENREIPPLDYPRVWQLKRDFPHLTMAINGGIKSLDEARLQLEHMDGVMVGREAYQNPGILASVDREIFGVAGADADPVAVVRAMYPYIERELSKGTYLGHITRHMLGLFQGIPGARQWRRYLSENAHKAGADIAVLEHALKLVADKR
- the tyrB gene encoding aromatic amino acid transaminase, with translation MFQKVDAYAGDPILSLMERFKEDPRSDKVNLSIGLYYNDDGIIPQLQAVAEAEARLNAGPHGASLYLPMEGLSGYRQAIAPLLFGAEHSALKQNRIASIQTVGGSGALKVGADFLKRYFPESHVWVSDPTWENHIAIFEGAGFEVSTYPWFDEATNGVRFADLLARLQTLPARDIVLLHPCCHNPTGADLTPEQWDQVVEILQARQLIPFLDIAYQGFGAGLEEDAYAIRAIASAGMPMLVSNSFSKIFSLYGERVGGLSVVCEDSETAGRVLGQLKATVRRNYSSPPSFGAQVVATVLNDADLKATWQAEVDAMRAHILTMRQALVDALLQVAPGSKVDYLLKQRGMFSYTGFSAAQVDRLRDEFGVYLIASGRMCVAGLNSRNVQQVAKAFAAVM
- a CDS encoding cupin domain-containing protein — encoded protein: MKRPDCIRHWRELEGPDDATYPDSPERFSIGAPLGRGLRLNRLGIHHERLPPGRRTSYPHAESDEEEFIYVLEGYPEVWINGYLWKLEPGDSVGFPAGTGICHTFLNNTEQEVRLLVVGEANKKYNRIYYPLNPGYAATRQDRWVDHPPQFFGPHDGKPRKK
- the dnaB gene encoding replicative DNA helicase, giving the protein MAGNKPFNKPQTETRERDPQLAGLKVPPHSIEAEQSVLGGLMLDNERWDDVAERVVADDFYTRPHRHIFTEMARLQESGSPIDLITLAESLERQGQLDSVGGFAYLAELSKNTPSAANISAYADIVRERAVVREMISVANEIAEAGFDPQGRTSEDLLDLAESRVFKIAESRANKDEGPKNIADVLDATVARIEQLFQQPHDGVTGVNTGYDDLNKKTAGLQPSDLIIVAARPSMGKTTFAMNLVENAAMLQDKPVLIFSLEMPSEQIMMRSLASLSRVDQTRIRTGQLDDEDWARISGTMGILLEKRNIYIDDSSGLTPTEVRSRARRIAREHGGIGLIMIDYLQLMRVPSLSDNRTLEIAEISRSLKALAKELQVPVVALSQLNRSLEQRADKRPVNSDLRESGSIEQDADLIMFIYRDEVYHENSDLKGIAEIIIGKQRNGPIGTVRLTFNGQWSRFDNYAGPQYDDE
- the pspG gene encoding envelope stress response protein PspG; the protein is MLELLFVIGFFVMLLVTGVSLLGIIAAIVVATALMFVGGLFALMIKLLPWLLLAVVVVWIIRALKSPNGNAFRDNNRWRY